AGTTATGAATAAATTAGAATATCTGTTGAAAGATGAGAACTATTGTAATAATATTGAAATTCGTCACTTCAGCGATGAATATAGACTTCCGATGATCTTGTGCCAAACATACGGCGAAAATAATACTTTGCAGAAAAGCGACTGCTTGCTGTATATCTCATTGCCACCCTATTCATCTCGTCAAGCCGCTATTCTAAAGCTCCATTCGGATTCAAAGCAAAGCACCGATAAAGAATTGGACATGATAGAAATGGCAACGGCGCATTTTGACAAGGTTTGGGAACAAGTTAATCCCAAGACCGATTAAAGCGCAGCGATAATATAGAGGTTCTCATTTTTGCGAAACATATACTGTATACAAAGCCACGGAGATATTCTTTTGTTGGCACTAAAGATGTCGCTGTAAAAAAATCATTTGCTCACTACTCAGCGAATAAGCATAAATGTGTCTTGAGTAAAAATGGAACTCGGTGGAACCCAGTGGAACTCGTGAAGCCGTTTACAGTTAGACGGTCCTTGTCTTGAACAAGTGGCGGCGCGATGCGCCACCAGACAAGGCCCGTCTTACACCGTAACCGCAATTGCCGAAAACCAAACAAAAAGGGATTGGAACGGACGACGGGGGATGGGCGGCCGCCCTGTCCTCTTTCGTCTTCGGCCTCGTGGGGTTGCGCCTTATGCTCAAGGCCTTTCGCCGTGCCATGCCCCTCTTCGGCTTCTACACGCTCGCGCTGTCCATCGTGGCCTTATTCGTATAACGATACTTTTCACGCGGTCGGTAATAAATACGCCTCAACGAGCGATAGCGCAATAAAAAAGAGGGAAAATCCCTCTTTTTTTGTAGTTTACCGCTACGATTGACGTATTGCAACGGTTTTTAAACGCTTATCATTTTGCCGTCGGCGCACGAATCGCGCCCGATAGAGTAGAGCCACGCCGTAGGTCAGATGGGCATTTTGGCACGGAAGATGAAGATAAGGACCAGCGCCGCCACTTGCCAAGCGATGCCCAACAGGTTGACTACGGTGAAATACCAATGCTCGGCCTTGGTCTTGTGCCGCACGATCTGCATGGTGAGGAAGCCGCCCACCGCGCCGCCGAAGAAGGACATAAGAAGTAGCACCTTTTCGGGCGTGCGACGGGAGCCTTTGACGGCTTTTTTCTTATCCGCGGCGTACATACAGCCGGTAATGACGCTCATCAGTGCGAAGTAGGCCAAAACGATATAAAAAATAATCATAATCTTTCTCCTTTGCGTAGGGGCGAACGCCGTCGCCCGCAGGATCGTTTGCCTCGTCGTCAAGGCAACGGGTATGCTGTCAAAAACAAATCTTCGCGAATGCGGCGCGGTAGACGGCGAGCATTTGTTCGAGGCGGTCCAACCGCACGTATTCGTCCACCTGGTGGCACATTTCCTCGTCCCCCGGGAAGACGGGGCCGAACGCCACGGCGCAAGGCAACGCCCGCGCGTAGGTTGCGCCGCCGATGCAACGGGGCGGCGTCATATCGCCCGTCACCTCGCGGTAGGCCGCCAAAAGATTGACGATGAGCGGGTGGTCGGCGGCGATATAGAGGGCGGGGTGTTCTTTATCGAGGCGAACGTCCGCCTCGGGCAGGGCTTTTTCTATTCTCGCTTTGACGTCCGCGTTGGTCACCGAGATAGGCTCGCGTATATCCAACCCCACGGCTATTTTGCCGTCCACGGCGTGCGCGTAGCCCACGTTCATCGTCAATGCGCCGCTCACCTCGTCCGAGAGGTCGAGCCCCAATCCCGCGCCCGTACTTTCGGCGAGCGCTTGGTACAATCGGTCAAGCCCCGCGTCGGCTTTGGACAGCACCGCAAGCACCTTGACGAGGGCGTTGTCGCCCAACTCGGGGGTAGAGCCGTGCGCGCTCT
This sequence is a window from Clostridia bacterium. Protein-coding genes within it:
- a CDS encoding DUF1294 domain-containing protein, encoding MIIFYIVLAYFALMSVITGCMYAADKKKAVKGSRRTPEKVLLLMSFFGGAVGGFLTMQIVRHKTKAEHWYFTVVNLLGIAWQVAALVLIFIFRAKMPI